Within Xiphophorus hellerii strain 12219 chromosome 10, Xiphophorus_hellerii-4.1, whole genome shotgun sequence, the genomic segment TGCTGCTGTCGCTGCTGGAGGACTGCAGAGGcacacagagaggagggagagcaggaggagatgcggggctttaaataaaatattctcagCTCTAGCAGAGAGTGGTGCAGTTCCTGGGAGAAGCAGAACTACACGTTTCTAAATGTCCACCGTTTCTACTGACAAGGACATTTATTACATCCACAGTGCCTtgataaagtattcacacaccaTCTTAAAACAATGattaaatgcatttcattgggattttatgtgatgaacataaaaaataatgaatatttgtgaaatggaaggaaaatgataaatggtttccaatgtttttaatgcaaaaaatctGACAACTTAGCAACCACTGGTCTTCGGGTGGGCTCTcctgataaaatgttttcactacCGATACGATATCGACGTGGCAATTTTAAGTATTGGCCAATACCGATACAATATCAGCACGAATCATACATACTTTAACTACTTACTTTGTagtctgaaatgtttgaaaagacttgataaaGTGATATTGTCCAAACAGATGACAATCGCAAACAACAGGTAAAATGGGGTTCTGCAAAACTGTACTTTGGGATCTATATGAAAACTAATTATCACTCAAAGTGttgctgtgattttatttttgcttctcaAAAAAACAAGTATGAActatttaaaggaaacaaataaaagtaggTAGGAATGGGATCATGAATCCCAAACCTCAGATTTGTTTTACGTTTTCCATGAAAGGCAGTTTGCCCATCATTTTGGGCTCAgttgaggaaaaatgacaaaaatactCTGTTtatactgaacaaaaaaaaaaaagaagcaaaaactgGGTCTAGATCACAGTTCTCTTGAAAACACttgctgtatttaaaaaagttttcataaaGCAGTTATAGAAACAGATTTGACAGCACCAAGGTGGATTTTAGAGTAAAGTCAGTGAGCAGAAGTTACCATGAAACCAGAAAACTTGGAAAAGATGATGACTTTGTATTGAGTCTAACATTTTGGTAAGTAGATTTGAATTTAAGTGGGAAagttttgtcctaatttatttaatttattcttgaaTGGCCCCGGGCTCCACTTTGAACACTCTTGGTTTAAAACATTGACTGGCGCtggctgaatacaaattcagactttttatctgtgaaaatcATGCATGCCTTCGCGAAATATGGAAAAACTCAAAGGTATCAGTACTTTCTGCAAAATGAGAAAGAACCTTTGAAGAGCAGAGCTAACCTCCGAGTCCAGGTCCGACACCAGCAGGCAGGGACCCCCTCCTGACCTCTTGGGCTGCGGGTTCAGCTGCTGATCTTCAGCGCTCTCACCGCTACGGCGTCGCTTCCTGTGCAGAAACCGGACAAGAGCGTGTGACAGGGGGAACTGCAGGGGAGGGAGAGGCAGGAAGAAGAACCAAAAATAGAGCCACACATCTCATATGTTCCACATCTGAACACTTTGTCTTTAACAAGACCCAGAGGAAACTATGGCATCTCAATAAAATGCAGTAAATGACGACACTCATTTCGTTACCTGTTACCAGTCAGCATTTCTGCAGCCTGACACGGATGATATTTGGCACCGAGTTGAGAAGTCTCCCTCAGAGGCTTTGACAGCGGCTTAGTTTTACGAGCATTTCTCGGTGGGACTCAGTGTAAATCTCACCGGAGAGCCTCGGGGAGTGGAGCCGACTCGGTACAGCTAACACACCAGCCCCCCGCACTGGGTAGTCCGGCTCTCCTCGGTTCTACGACGTGTTCTCTGAGCGAACCCACAGAACCTACTGCTGCGTGTTCTCGTTCACTCAGCGTAATCTCGGGGAACTGAAGGCATGACGGCGAGAAGGGAGCGAACCGACCCGCAGCTAACTACTTTAGCCAAACACTTCTTCCGCTTTCGTATTCACACCGTTTATGGCGTCGAGCTGCTACATGAGGCTCGCGGTGATTCGATGAAACACAACAACAGATAAATTAGGAAGATATTAAACTTCTAATTCCCAGGCACCAGGAAGTTGTTTAGTAGTACCGCTTCAGAGAGCCGCTGTTCTCTCAGACGATGAAGTTGGCATCATATTCAGAACTTGACTAAAGGAATATTCCGCTCCGTTCAACGACCATTAACCGATCTAGTTCAAACTCTTATAGAAtgggtaaaaaagaaaaaaatatatatcgtATTTTATACTTATTACATATTAAATAGTTTGTGATTTacgacatttttttttccaatttgggaaaacaaaaacattgaaatgtcTAGTTTTTGAGTCttcataaaaatcacaaactgtgtTGTACAGAATCTGTACTCAATTCAAAACAATCCAGTTCACGTATGGCGATTCTTTGTATTTCAGTATTAAATGAGCGGAATAGCCCTTTAGTGAAGTTTCGGACTTGACCCTACAAGATTGATGCGAACTTCAGCCTGATTAAGACTCCGCCTCTGTGTTTACATTGCGTCATCAGGTACAGCTGGACGTTATAATACTGGGCTCATTAGAAGAATTTGAGGTATAGATATTAGGATCCAAGAGATGGCAGTGGTGCAACAAAAATGGATGCAAGCTgccgttaaaatctaaagaagaagaagaagaaactggacGTTAATACCAGGGTGAGCTTTTGCTAGCTCCTGTTTACAGCTACATTTTCTACCTACACAGAAACTACTATTTCAAAAAGGAAAGGTGGTGGCGGTAATGCATACCAAACATTTTTTGCCACCCGCCAATTAgaatcaagaagaagaaaggaaatgTTTCATTATGTTGTTAAATTGGGCATTACCCAGCCAACCGAGGGAACTTCACTCAATTAGCTTAGGCTAGCGATATGCTAAAAACAAGCATAGTATTACGTAGCTTCAGTTAAGGGAAATATGAAAAATCTGGAGAATGTGGCAATTTCTTGTATATGCTTAATcggaataattgattactaaaataactgTTACTTTTCCCCCCTCCATAAATTTCTTCTACTTTTAAGAGATTTTAATTCTTTTGCAAGTGGGAAAAATAACTATTCCAATAGTTTATTGGCACAAACCTGACTTTTAAGTGCTTTCCATAACTTTTTCAAAGGGTTGAGGTCAATTTACTCTGATCCCCAGAACCAGACATGCTCTCTCTCATTCTGGATGTGTAAAGGCAGACATCTGGGGTtttatctttattctttttcctCTTACATCGCCACAGCAACCCAAGGTTTATCTGAGTTCACGTTGctggtttgttgttgtttctcctCCCGAgttgccttgctgctgaaaatgtgctgtagaaataaatctgctttgtCTTAGGGGTCAGGCTCAGGGTAGAGGTCAGAGTTTCAGAAATACAAATGAATGGAAGCCAATACAAAGTAAAGACACATAATTTATACTGGATGGAGgttttggatcagaaccaacatggactgaactttttaaatatatttatttatttcagtcaaacaCAAATGATACATTATAAGTACACATAAATGTGATCAATAAGGCATGACACTGATATGGCTAAATGTGCAGCCTTTAACAAATTAcctgtaatatttaaaaaaataaataataataaaaaatatcctAACATTCAGTCGTGTAATCATTCAAAATGTATTGTGacaatgttttgaaaaagaagcgatgaattaatttaatttctgacaTTATTCTGAGTGCGGAGAACCGGCAGGCGTctttgatttaatgtttatttcagCCTTTGCTGCAATAAACTTACATTCAtctgtaaaattatatttagttttctgaTGTACAAAATATATGCGCATGTCACCTTCAGACTAcctatttaactatttaaatgatttactgTTGGGCTGCTACGTCTGCAGCcattaggttttattttagcacATGGTTTGTGGAGCTCACACTGCCTCCCGTTCAACCCGCTGCTTTTTCATTTCTGACGGCTTATAGTTTTTCTTCATGGATACTGCTGCCTCTTCATTTTCCTCTGGTTGTGACCAAAATcggaagaaattattttatttgtcctttgCACGCTAACTATGAATTgcggtttatttattttcataaaaacttacattttaggTAAACCCTGTTCTGGTGTCCTTATTGTTCACCATGTTTGTCTCATTTAGAGAAACCCTGTTTATCTTACTGAGAGCTGATGATTTTACCATGAACAAAAATTATTGCTAGTTAGTAATATCGATGTTTCGGGCATTTTCTCTCCCCTGCATTTAATCATTTCGACTCATTAAGACAGTGAGAGATGCGAGTGagaataacttattttatcagGCTGTGATAAACAGCTGTAGTAAACTGACTAtgctagctaatgctaaacttgTTCATTCAAGAGTGATCCCATAAATACAAACTTGTGTGCGAGTGTGTGATGGTCCATCCTGCTCCTCTCAATgatcaattttagaaaaaaataataaagttcaaATGTTTCTAAGAGAGTGTTGGTTCTCTGTGcacaaacagaagcagaaaccCATCGTCCATGTTGGTTTCAATTGTGCTTcaatagtgtgtgtgtgtgtttaatctCTTCCCTTCAGAAGTGATTTTCCTTTGGGATTCCTGCAGCTCAGTGACAGAACAGGCAGGTCTGCCCATTGGAGGAACTGTTCTGAGGTTCCGGTCGGGTTCAGGGCTGCATCagccttccagacctctcaggttttCTGGCTCAGGTCAGGAGTTCTGCTTTGTCCgttagttttgtgtttctctgtctctctcttttaaaaagacttaaacacACATTCTTGGTATATATACCTTTACAGTGAAATTAGCTATAGCGCATGTATGTAGCTTTTTAAGCATACACATTACTGTGTAAAAGTTGTGTACAGGTgtaaagaaatgtgaaataCATAAACCTTCACTGAGAAAGTACAAGGATTTTTACCAAAAGTAAATGAATTTCTATCACACCACACTTTTCCATAAAAACAGTACTAACTATTATGAGTAGACCTGGGCCAGTAGCATCGTTGTAGGGAGTTGAGTCAGGTGTAGTTTGATGTACAGCCATTaactcagtcagaaacagctGTGCAACTGAACGAACTCTGTTGTACCTGTCAATTTTCATAAACAAATCAGACATAATATTATGAAGAGAGAGGGGAAGGAAGTTCAAACCTTCTCCGACTCCAGCGTCTTTCTGCCCAGCTTTCTAACCATACAGAGGAGCAGCataagcaaatgaggtggattagcagtgcttgctaACAGCTGATGGTGTCATCTAGGATACGTTACTGTGGAATATCGTTTCTGCTGCTCAAATTTAAAGGTGTTATGTCATGGCAGTTATACACCAAGCTGTCTCTTTACTCTGAGGCTTTCTAGGTTCATTGCTAGACTGACTGCTGCCACAGATCCTTCATGTAGTGATGAGAAATACAAGCAACATACTGTAAAGATACAGTGAGTGTCATTAATTAAGGACGTAGAATATAGAGTGCGCACAAAGCCCTGATCATAACATTAATGAATATGTAAAGAAATTTATAAAAAGTGAGAAGAACCTGGGTCAACATACATCAGTGTATATCTGTGGTTGGTTAGCTCAAATGTTTGGAGCAATCCAGCTGCTGAGATTCCTTAAAAATAGAGAACATTCGTAAATTGAATAATTGTTTCTATTATAAAGGCAAAAGGTGCCTGCCAAAAAATGGACTTTTGTTTATCTTCAACCTCCCTGCTGAATTGTTAATAGCATGCAGCAAAAGCAATTCTGTTCCAGTGTCTTTAACtcttcagtttgtcttttttaccAGTTTTTAGAAGTGTTAGTGAAGCAGTTTGATTTAAAGACAAGCAACAGGGTCGAGGGGAGGAATCACTGCTACACTATGCTAGGCTTAGCTGcagtaaaagtttgtttttattattctgataTAAATTCATTCTATCTCTCTCCCCCATCCCACAGATGAACGTGGTCCAGCATTCTGAGGAGAAGCTCAGCAGGGCTTTAGTGTCTAAATTACCGGCTTTGGCTAAATTATACAGCGACTACACAGAAGGAGAAAGGCGCTTTCTGGAGGGAGGACTGCACCCTGGGAAGCGAGGGTCTCTCTTCCAGCCCATCACTCTTCACTCTGACTCGGACTGGATCGTTGCTCATCCTCAGGAACCTCAAGACTTTGAGGCTTTCTATAGAGACCCTCACCGCAAGACGCCTGACGCAAGCCACAACACTATTTACATACAAACTATCGGTGAGTGAGCTTGTGCTACATGTgacttgaactttttaaatttcttgtaAAATGCGTTTTTCTTGGAAGGTTGAAGATTGTCAAAAAATTCAAGGGGTATTGCAAATTTGatgtattattttacaaaacccTAGCTGCGCTTCCAAAGACCATAAAATTGCACGAattgaaattactgaaataaatgtccTTAATAAAaggaatttagaaaaaaaacactaatgttcaataaaaaagtttttctgctgAGGCCATATTAACATcagtgtatttcacaaaactgcaatggaagcacatttttcacatcacacgagcCAAGTGATCAACAGCAGGTTGTTACTACTGTTGGAAAACAgtgaagaagatgacaggaagtgctAGAAGGTTGAAGGCAAGGCgcgttttttttaatgacatcatGGGGACAAACTTATTTACGTGATTCAAACTGTATTTCTTACCTATTAGAAACattgcaattgtgaaattgtgtatttttgacaTGAGCAGagtatcaacaaagttttgagcACATTTCCCATTGAATGAATAGTTGTGTTTCCAAATCCActgatgttgaaaaaacacaatttcaccaCTGTGGTGTTTTCTACAAACAAGTGGCCAAGAAACCACCTCATTGTAGTCCcaacatttttttcatcaaaaaaacttttttttttttttataggtgTGTTTCagttaagctaaatattttttgaaatatcaaACTGTGTGCGTCTGTTTGCAGGTTCTTTTGGAGACGAGGGACTCCAGACAGACCAGTATGTTGAATGGCTCAGAGATTACTGCCAGGCCTTTTTCTGTGGGCTTTCTGTTAAGTTGCTTCCAGCAGTTAGTGTGTCTGAAACAGGATGCTCCTTTAGGGTGAACAGCAGCTCACACAACCTGCAAATTCTCACAGGTAACTCAGACATATTTCTTTATCCAAGCTTTGCTTCACGATGTCAGTGCTTTCCCTTCAGACACGACCTGTTTGTTGTTTCCCTTTGAAACAAAGGTGACTTGTTACGGTATCTGgggaaaagaaaaccaaaagatgCTTTCTGCATAGTTGGAATCACGATGATTGACCTCTACCCAAAGGACTCCTGGAACTTTGTGTTTGGTCAGGCTTCTCTCAGTGACGGTGAGCTTTTTGTTGTCATTAAGGAAAATGTACAGCAACCACTAGATGGTGCTCAAATGTATAAAGTGTGACTTTAATTTCCACCCCCATCAGGGATGGGTGTGTTCAGCTTTGCCAGATATGACGACCACTTTTACTCCAGAAATTATGCTGGGAGGCTGAAGAAGAAGCTTCAGCCGAGGCAGGGAGATTTCTCTGTGTTCCAGGGATACTACACTCCACCCATCACCAGCACTCTGCTGCTTCGATCCTGCAAGGTTGTTAAAGGGCATATGGaatcatttttacacatttccatTTTCAGTTGCActcatatttttgtcttatgATAGTTACATTCATTTTTCATGCTTGcaagttgatttaaaaagttaGCGCAGAACAGCTGAGAACACAGCTGGAAGTTGTATTACGCGATTGTGTGATGACATCATATTGAGAAAGCTGAACTCGGCCCCTGATTGGCCCATTAACGAGGTATGAGGAGGAATGTGCCTGGATACCTATCAAACTGAGACCCCCACCCAAGGATTTAAAAGATCAGTCATAAACAGTTATTCGAAACtcaaaatctcagaaatgtccaaaagttgaaaattctTAACCTTTGAAGCTCAtaaatttccaagtttctttctagcaaatttctgagattaatctaaaaatgtcagagtttttttttttttcaaaaatgtactaCTCCTGTTTTTCCTTTCATCTACAATGACCCTAATGTCACACTTTCTCTTTCAGTGGTGGCggttttttatttcagaaaagtaGTACTCTAAAACTACtctattttgaaaataattgcaAAGACTCAAGTGACAGTTACGTTTTATGACTTCAACCTTTTAAGGCCTAAAACATGTTTAGAGATAACTCTCCCATTGAGTCTTTGTGTGTTCAGCGCTTCGAGTGCAGGTGGTTTTATCTCACTAGTTCTGTTTGGGAATTTGCTATGACACGGTGTATGTAACATGCTGTTACAGACCATTACCCATGAGATTGGCCATATGTTTGGAATAAAGCACTGCCAGTGGATGAACTGTGTCATGCAGGGATCGAACCACTTGGAGGAGTCGGATCGTAGACCACTGGACCTCTGTCCGATCTGCCTTCACAAGCTTCAGGTCGCAGTTGGATTTAAAATTGCTGACAGATACAAGGTAAAACTACACTCTGCTTAATGTACGCTCAACTATTCAATGTGCAGGAGACATTTCCATGCTGTAATGATGATGAGTGCAAAGTAACTCGGCTTTTTAAGCGTCACAGATGTTAGAAACTCTGATTACGTCAGCCGGTTTTCTGGTAGCGTCTGGGTCGGTGTTCTGCCCCCTGACATGCCTGAGTTCACATGGTGGACTGAATTTTAACCTCACTGTGCTGAGCTGGTACATCCTGAAAAATATCTTTCTCAGCATCTGCTTGAATTTTGAACCCTAACGGAATGCTGCACATTTCCGCTCCGCAAGAAGGTTTATCTGTAACAATTTGTAAcattgtctttctttctttctttttttatctctatAAACATTTTAAGGATCTTCTTGTTGTCAAATTGTTCTCTTCTCCTTCAGAAATTCCTGAAGCATAAACCTCATTATCCaaaacaggattaaaaaaacaatgttggatttgaacttttatttcaaattcaagGTCTGTTTTGAGCTCCATCTATTTCCCAGCTTTCCCTGCCctgctttaaagctgcagtttgtaacttttataaaaaatattattttgcacATACTTGTGTTACCATGTCGTGACAATGTagcatgagacagataatctgtctcctccacctccttcctgagctgctattgTCGTGTGTGTAGAAACGACAGCGCTCcaggtcagaaacaaccaatcagagacaggaggccgagtcttagcgctgtcaatcaacttcactgctaaatgtgctaatgacaGAGAAACAACTCCCCGTACCtgaaaaccgtttatccgccATCGTCAGTGGCTATgttaactagccttagcattcaggACGGGCTCTGCTGATGGAGAGAAGCTGCATCACACCTGcctacagtgtttttttttttttcttctccttgaCCTGAATCTTTGGTAGATGACACTTTGTCACCCAACTCTGACCACCTCACCTGGCGTTTCAGCAACAGGGCAATTCAAAGTGCCTTGTTGTTTAtgatggttttatgtttttatgaaacataaatacgtcccgagtagaggtcagcagcacaccatccccactataaacagtgttggtgctgcaccgcttcccccccctgagacgccggatggtggaccagaatcgcctcgaagccgtacggaagtctttctccatggcctctccaaactcctcccacgcccgggtttttgcctcagcaaccgcccgagccgcatgccgcttcgcccgccggtacccatcagctgcttccggagtcccacaggccaaaaaggcccgataggactccttcttcagcctgatggcatccctcaccgaaggtgtccaccagcgggttcgagggttgccgccgcgacaggcaccgacaaccttgcggccacagctccgatcggccgcctcgacaatggaggcacggaacacggtccactcagactccatgtcccccacctcccccgggacgtgttcgaagttttgccggagatgggagttaaagctccgtctcacaggggattccgccagacgttcccagcagaccctcacaacacgtttgggcctgccaggtctgaccggctttcgcccccaccaccggagccaactcaccaccaggtagtggtcagtggacagctccgcacctctcttcacccgagtgtccaagacatacggccgcagatccgatgaaacgatgacaaagtcgatcatcgaactgcggcctagggtgtcctggtgccaagtgcacatatggacacccttatgcttgaacatggtgttcgttatggacaatccatggcgagcacagaagtccagcaacagaacaccgctcgagttcaggtcgggcgggccgttcctcccaaccacgcccctccaggtctcactgtcattgcccacgtgagcgttgaagtcccccagcagaacaagggagtccccaggaggagcactctccagtaccccctctaaggactccaaaaagggtgggtaatctgaactgtcgttcggcccgtaagcacaaacgacagtcagaacccgtccccccacccgtaggcggagggatgctaccctctcgttcaccggggtaaaccccaacgtacaggcgccgagatggggagcaacaagtatgcccactcctgcccgacgcctctcaccttgggcaactccagagtggaagtatgtccagcccctctcaaggagactggttccagaaccagagccgtgcgtcgaggtgagaccgactatttctagccggaacctctcgacctcacgcactagctccggctccttccccaccagagaggtgacattccacgtcccaagagccagtttctgcaaccgaggatcggaccgccagggtcccctccctctgctgccacccatcccacactgcacccgacccctttggcccctcccacgggtggtgggcccatgggagggggggcccatgtttcctcttcgggctgagcccggccgggctccatgggtaaaagcccggccaccagacgctcgccatcgtgccccccctccaggcctggctccagagtggggccccggtgacccgcgtccgggcgagggaacaccaagtccaaagttttccttcatcattggggtctttgggctgctctttgtctggtctctcacctaggacctgtctgccttgggtgaccctaccaggggcatgaagccccagacagcatagctcctaggatcattgggacactcaaacccctccaccacgataaggtggcagcccatggaggagtcgggacgttgtgggccggtgggcagagtacttcgaagacctcctcaatcccaccaacatgccttccactgaggaagcggagcctggggactctgggttgggctctccaatctctggggacgaggtcgccgaggtggttaaaaagctcctcggtggcagggccccgggggtggatgagatccgcccggagtttcttaaggctctggatgttgtagggttgtgttggttgacgcgactctgcaatgtcgcatggacatcgggggcagttcccctggattggcagactggggtggtggtccccctgttcaaaaagggggaccggagggtgtgctccaattatagaggggtcacactcttaagcctccctggcaaggtctattcaggggtcctggagaggagggtccgtcggatagtcgaacctcggattcaggaagagcagtgtggttttcgtcctggtcgtggaacgctggaccagctctacaccctcggcagggtcct encodes:
- the amz2 gene encoding archaemetzincin-2, which translates into the protein MNVVQHSEEKLSRALVSKLPALAKLYSDYTEGERRFLEGGLHPGKRGSLFQPITLHSDSDWIVAHPQEPQDFEAFYRDPHRKTPDASHNTIYIQTIGSFGDEGLQTDQYVEWLRDYCQAFFCGLSVKLLPAVSVSETGCSFRVNSSSHNLQILTGDLLRYLGKRKPKDAFCIVGITMIDLYPKDSWNFVFGQASLSDGMGVFSFARYDDHFYSRNYAGRLKKKLQPRQGDFSVFQGYYTPPITSTLLLRSCKTITHEIGHMFGIKHCQWMNCVMQGSNHLEESDRRPLDLCPICLHKLQVAVGFKIADRYKALLCWMEDDESQLSEAEGASAHHSAVRFHKPTEAFNESRLWLRSCLDRLEIS